The proteins below are encoded in one region of Ornithinimicrobium avium:
- a CDS encoding DUF3499 domain-containing protein: MTVTRHCSKTACSRSAAWTLTYVYAEQTAVLGPLATHAEPHSYDLCEEHAGRLTVPRGWDVVRIDLPEGETRAPADDLAALADAVREHRSGIVHVEAGTRDEQSRAAVIEIARRGHLRVLRDR, from the coding sequence GTGACCGTCACCCGCCACTGCAGCAAGACCGCGTGCTCCCGTTCCGCCGCGTGGACGCTCACGTACGTCTACGCGGAGCAGACGGCGGTGCTGGGTCCGCTGGCGACGCACGCGGAGCCGCACTCCTACGACCTGTGCGAGGAGCACGCCGGCCGGCTGACCGTGCCCCGCGGCTGGGACGTCGTGCGCATCGACCTACCGGAGGGTGAGACGCGGGCCCCGGCGGACGACCTGGCCGCGCTCGCCGACGCCGTCCGCGAGCACCGCAGCGGCATCGTGCACGTCGAGGCCGGCACCCGCGACGAGCAGTCCCGCGCCGCGGTGATCGAGATCGCGCGCCGCGGTCATCTGCGCGTGCTGCGGGACCGCTGA
- a CDS encoding metallopeptidase family protein encodes MSRRRDRRGRGLRGPLAWPPLPAMVPRRDRFDELVLDAAEAVEDRLGHPLGTELAVEEVPPSDPAPWEHGVALGRLFPAERGLPARLVVYRRPVEQRAHDETDLAAIIYEVVAEQIARMLGRDPEDLA; translated from the coding sequence GTGAGCAGGCGCAGGGACCGACGGGGCCGCGGGCTGCGCGGCCCGCTGGCGTGGCCGCCGCTGCCGGCGATGGTGCCCCGACGGGACCGCTTCGACGAGCTGGTCCTGGACGCCGCCGAGGCGGTGGAGGACCGGCTCGGCCACCCGCTCGGGACGGAGCTGGCGGTCGAGGAGGTCCCGCCCTCCGACCCCGCGCCGTGGGAGCACGGGGTGGCGCTGGGGCGGCTCTTTCCCGCCGAGCGCGGGCTTCCGGCCCGGCTCGTGGTCTACCGGCGTCCGGTCGAGCAGCGGGCCCACGACGAGACGGACCTGGCCGCGATCATCTACGAGGTCGTGGCGGAGCAGATCGCCAGGATGCTGGGCCGCGACCCCGAGGACCTCGCCTGA
- the kynA gene encoding tryptophan 2,3-dioxygenase — protein sequence MSNDARDTADDPVARHTRSVRDLEQGIEQDFGRNLSYGEYLDLHKVLDAQHPRAVPPRHDELLFIIQHQTSELWLKLMLHELSSARELVRSDDLQPALKRIARVKHIQHTLAEQWSVLATLTPSEYAQFRSFLATGSGFQSWQYRAVEFSLGNKNPDMLRVFEHDRRVHDDLERLLHEPSLYDEVLRWLARRGHPVPQEVLDRDVTQPYEAHEGVVDVFAAVYEDPAHHWVEYHVAEDLVDVEDNFQVWRFRHLRTVERIIGSKRGTGGSSGVPFLRRALDLTFFPELYDVRARVQDVTADGYHGGDGS from the coding sequence GTGAGCAACGACGCCCGTGACACCGCCGACGACCCCGTCGCACGCCATACCCGCTCGGTCCGTGACCTGGAGCAGGGGATCGAGCAGGACTTCGGCCGCAACCTCTCCTACGGGGAGTACCTCGACCTGCACAAGGTGCTCGACGCGCAGCACCCGCGCGCCGTCCCGCCCCGCCACGACGAGCTGCTGTTCATCATCCAGCACCAGACCTCCGAGCTCTGGCTCAAGCTCATGCTCCACGAGCTCAGCTCGGCCCGCGAGCTGGTCCGCAGCGACGACCTGCAGCCCGCGCTCAAGCGGATCGCGCGGGTCAAGCACATCCAGCACACGCTCGCCGAGCAGTGGTCGGTGCTGGCCACCCTCACCCCCAGCGAGTACGCCCAGTTCCGGTCCTTCCTGGCGACCGGCTCGGGCTTCCAGTCCTGGCAGTACCGCGCCGTCGAGTTCTCCCTGGGCAACAAGAACCCGGACATGCTGCGCGTCTTCGAGCACGACCGCCGGGTCCACGACGACCTGGAGCGGCTGCTGCACGAGCCGAGCCTCTACGACGAGGTGCTGCGCTGGCTGGCCCGCCGCGGCCACCCGGTGCCGCAGGAGGTGCTCGACCGCGACGTCACCCAGCCCTACGAGGCCCACGAAGGCGTCGTCGACGTCTTCGCGGCCGTCTACGAGGACCCGGCCCACCACTGGGTCGAGTACCACGTCGCCGAGGACCTCGTCGACGTCGAGGACAACTTCCAGGTATGGCGCTTCCGCCACCTCAGGACGGTCGAGCGGATCATCGGCTCCAAGCGGGGGACCGGCGGCTCCTCGGGCGTGCCCTTCCTGCGCCGCGCCCTGGACCTGACCTTCTTCCCCGAGCTCTACGACGTGCGCGCCCGCGTCCAGGACGTCACGGCCGACGGCTACCACGGGGGTGACGGGTCGTGA
- a CDS encoding HNH endonuclease, whose protein sequence is MSIASGGGPAPPGGSAPGGPAPGGAPPGGAAPGGAAPGGAAVAVLPGPGLRLAGATPDLLVQVRSLTGRLAGEGPAMSQEERVSLISELETLKNVCAGAQAAVTLDLHEQAALDRQASAGEMGHRRREREGVTLEVTVARRVSPQRSRSLIELTKALHDRLPHTLAAFRSGRVSEWAATLVVRETKELTDEQARRVDEGLAPTLGSCSEGRLQKRAAALAYEADKRGFLARHARAVRDRFVSVRPAPEGMVRLSALLPLGEGVAVDKALTEHAARARASGDERTKQQLCADRLVHLVTGVDPAQQGFPVEIGLIMSDRALLGDGDDSARVPGYGPVPAALARMIAALGSSREGEVSAARAWVRRLVLDPVDSTLADLDPGRRLFSGPLRRFVLTRDQVCAMPYCTAPIQDVDHVERARDGGGTTAGNGQGLCRACNLDKEAEALSTEVVTAADGSRAVRVRTRYGQTAYSQPPPLLDTTDDLGARAHGARQPWWKAGAGALPGVPDEARGEEEEAC, encoded by the coding sequence ATGTCGATCGCATCAGGAGGCGGACCGGCTCCGCCGGGCGGGTCAGCGCCGGGCGGGCCAGCGCCGGGCGGGGCGCCACCGGGCGGGGCAGCGCCGGGCGGGGCAGCGCCGGGCGGGGCAGCGGTCGCCGTGCTGCCCGGGCCCGGCCTGCGCCTGGCGGGCGCGACACCGGACCTGCTGGTCCAGGTGCGCAGCCTGACCGGGCGGCTGGCCGGGGAGGGGCCGGCGATGTCCCAGGAGGAGCGCGTGAGCCTGATCTCCGAGCTGGAGACGCTCAAGAACGTCTGCGCCGGCGCGCAGGCCGCCGTGACGCTCGACCTGCACGAGCAGGCCGCGCTCGACCGGCAGGCGAGCGCCGGGGAGATGGGCCACCGCCGGCGGGAGCGGGAGGGCGTGACCCTGGAGGTGACGGTGGCCCGCAGGGTCTCCCCTCAGCGCTCGCGCAGCCTGATCGAGCTGACCAAGGCCCTGCACGACCGCCTGCCGCACACCCTGGCGGCCTTCCGGTCGGGGCGGGTGAGCGAGTGGGCCGCCACGCTGGTGGTCAGGGAGACCAAGGAGCTGACCGACGAGCAGGCGCGGCGGGTGGACGAGGGCCTGGCGCCCACGCTCGGCAGCTGCTCGGAGGGACGACTGCAGAAGCGGGCCGCGGCGTTGGCCTACGAGGCGGACAAGCGCGGCTTCCTGGCCCGGCACGCCAGGGCGGTGAGGGACCGGTTCGTCTCGGTCCGGCCGGCCCCCGAGGGCATGGTGCGGCTCTCCGCGCTGCTCCCGCTGGGGGAGGGGGTGGCGGTGGACAAGGCGCTGACCGAGCACGCCGCCCGAGCCAGGGCCTCCGGGGACGAGCGGACGAAGCAGCAGCTGTGCGCCGACCGGCTCGTGCACCTGGTCACGGGGGTCGACCCCGCCCAGCAGGGCTTCCCCGTGGAGATCGGCCTGATCATGAGCGACCGGGCGCTCCTGGGTGACGGCGACGACAGCGCCCGGGTCCCGGGCTACGGCCCGGTGCCCGCCGCGCTGGCCCGGATGATCGCGGCGCTGGGCAGCTCCCGCGAGGGCGAGGTGTCGGCGGCGAGGGCCTGGGTCCGACGGCTTGTGCTCGACCCGGTCGACTCCACCCTGGCCGACCTCGACCCCGGCCGCCGGCTGTTCTCGGGGCCGCTGCGCCGGTTCGTGCTCACCCGCGACCAGGTCTGCGCGATGCCCTACTGCACCGCGCCGATCCAGGACGTGGACCACGTGGAGCGCGCCAGGGACGGCGGTGGCACCACGGCGGGCAACGGCCAGGGGCTGTGCCGGGCCTGCAACCTGGACAAGGAGGCCGAGGCGCTGAGCACCGAGGTGGTGACGGCGGCCGACGGCTCGCGGGCGGTGCGGGTCCGCACCCGCTACGGGCAGACCGCCTACTCCCAGCCACCGCCCCTGCTGGACACGACGGACGACCTGGGTGCCCGTGCCCACGGCGCCCGGCAGCCGTGGTGGAAGGCCGGGGCCGGCGCGCTCCCAGGGGTCCCGGATGAGGCGCGGGGCGAGGAGGAGGAGGCCTGCTGA
- a CDS encoding cell wall-binding repeat-containing protein: MSPAETWGVWDEHPELGPVSWRILDPETGRVLGQSTHSALCGTDFDPVDMDVVSVPTPTKDEAGMWVVPDDDPTYQWLLEADGELAVRVLPALTTFPDGEVTHNYGLPADATPDPAPAIDRVQGEDRYGTAASVVLADYAPGLDTVYLASGRQFPDALAGAALAGAQDAPVLLTRPDRLPDATRSALRTLAPQHVVVLGGPAAVAEPVLEEVTALGLDTTRLFGSNRYATAAAVSAQLDPADSAFVASGLGYPDALAGAGAAGAAAAPVLLTRQDTLPAVAAAELVRHQPDTVYVLGGTTAVSDSVVDQIEALGLTVVRVGGTDRYGTAAAVAALHGEAGFPHAWVASGLGFADALSAAPLAGREDGAILLTRPGSLPQATAAALLGGSPAAVTVLGGEAAVGAEVAQAIADLAWE; encoded by the coding sequence GTGAGCCCAGCCGAGACTTGGGGCGTCTGGGACGAGCATCCGGAGCTGGGGCCGGTCTCGTGGCGGATCCTGGACCCGGAGACGGGCCGTGTCCTCGGACAGAGCACCCACTCTGCCCTGTGCGGCACCGACTTCGACCCCGTCGACATGGACGTCGTCAGCGTTCCGACGCCGACCAAGGACGAGGCAGGAATGTGGGTCGTCCCCGACGACGACCCGACATATCAGTGGCTGCTGGAGGCTGACGGTGAGCTAGCGGTGCGTGTCCTGCCTGCTCTGACGACCTTCCCCGACGGCGAGGTCACCCACAACTACGGCCTGCCGGCCGACGCGACACCGGACCCGGCACCCGCCATCGACCGGGTCCAGGGCGAGGACCGCTACGGGACGGCCGCCAGCGTCGTGCTGGCGGACTACGCACCGGGCCTGGACACGGTCTACCTGGCCTCCGGGCGGCAGTTCCCCGACGCCCTGGCCGGCGCGGCGCTGGCAGGCGCCCAGGACGCCCCGGTCCTGCTGACCAGGCCGGACCGTCTGCCCGATGCCACCCGGTCCGCGCTGCGGACCCTCGCTCCCCAGCACGTCGTCGTCCTCGGCGGGCCGGCCGCGGTCGCCGAGCCCGTCCTCGAGGAGGTCACGGCGCTCGGTCTCGACACGACCCGGCTCTTCGGCAGCAACCGCTACGCCACCGCCGCGGCGGTCAGCGCCCAGCTCGACCCGGCCGACTCGGCCTTCGTCGCCTCCGGGCTGGGCTACCCGGATGCGCTCGCCGGCGCCGGTGCGGCCGGAGCCGCGGCCGCCCCGGTGCTGCTGACCCGTCAGGACACCCTCCCCGCCGTCGCCGCGGCCGAGCTGGTGCGGCACCAGCCCGACACGGTGTACGTCCTCGGCGGGACCACTGCGGTCTCCGACTCGGTCGTCGACCAGATCGAGGCCCTGGGCCTGACGGTCGTCAGAGTCGGTGGGACCGACCGCTACGGGACGGCTGCCGCCGTGGCCGCGTTGCACGGCGAGGCGGGCTTCCCGCACGCCTGGGTGGCCAGCGGCCTCGGCTTCGCCGACGCCCTGTCCGCCGCTCCGCTGGCCGGACGCGAGGACGGCGCGATCCTGCTGACCCGGCCAGGGTCCCTGCCGCAGGCCACCGCCGCAGCGCTGCTGGGCGGAAGTCCCGCGGCGGTGACGGTCCTCGGCGGAGAGGCCGCAGTCGGCGCGGAGGTCGCGCAGGCGATCGCGGACCTCGCCTGGGAGTAG
- a CDS encoding ABC transporter ATP-binding protein, which produces MITNSDLHRHHPAHGIRPGPPSRTGSARPALDARGLTKTYGPTVALAGVGIELWPGEAVAVMGASGSGKSTLLHCLAGVLAPDSGAVVLHDPRHGSLDLAGLDAEERAAVRLRSFGFVFQQGLLLPELTAVENVALPLMLGGVERRAAQARAARWMAALGLTGLEERRLGQLSGGQQQRVAIARAQVSDPVVVFADEPTGALDSSTSGEVMSALLSSTRDRGRTLVVVSHDPLVADTCDRVVHLADGFVVRGGGR; this is translated from the coding sequence ATGATCACGAACTCCGACCTGCACCGCCACCACCCAGCCCACGGAATCCGTCCCGGACCCCCGAGCCGCACCGGATCTGCGCGACCCGCCCTGGACGCACGCGGCCTGACCAAGACCTACGGTCCGACCGTCGCACTCGCGGGCGTCGGCATCGAGCTGTGGCCCGGGGAGGCCGTGGCCGTCATGGGCGCGTCCGGCTCGGGCAAGAGCACGCTGCTGCACTGCCTGGCGGGCGTCCTCGCCCCGGACTCCGGGGCCGTTGTCCTGCACGACCCGCGGCACGGATCGCTGGACCTGGCCGGGCTGGACGCCGAGGAGCGGGCGGCGGTGCGGCTGCGCAGCTTCGGCTTCGTCTTCCAGCAGGGGCTGCTGCTGCCGGAGCTGACCGCGGTCGAGAACGTCGCCCTCCCCCTGATGCTCGGCGGCGTCGAGCGTCGTGCCGCGCAGGCTCGGGCGGCGCGGTGGATGGCGGCGCTGGGTCTCACCGGCCTGGAGGAGCGACGCCTGGGCCAGCTCTCCGGCGGCCAGCAGCAGCGGGTGGCCATCGCCCGCGCGCAGGTGTCCGACCCGGTGGTGGTCTTCGCCGACGAGCCCACGGGCGCGCTGGACTCCTCGACGTCGGGAGAGGTCATGTCGGCTCTCCTGTCGAGCACGCGGGACCGCGGCCGCACCCTGGTCGTCGTCAGCCACGACCCGCTCGTCGCAGACACCTGCGACCGCGTCGTCCACCTCGCCGACGGCTTCGTCGTGCGCGGGGGCGGGCGATGA
- a CDS encoding SIS domain-containing protein yields MAPYIDEALLDDPDELGRKDSRGTLRALASAGAQVREALELAREAGIDRLTEEDRPRSVLVAAVGGSSLVSDVLELLAEPGSPVPVQARRNLPLPGWVGPLDLVVAVSLSGRAHGPLAVAAEAARRGASLLTVGADDSPLAEVSRRARGIHVDVGRQRISSRTSLWTLLTPVLVGADRLGLLDAPEAVLTAVADRLDERATELRPSSESFVNPAKLLAMQLAETVPVVLGDGPLGGVAAQRASSMLARTARIPALCGELPDAASSIVACFDGPYTAVGGRRPGTYDERRIRLGDIDTSQWEPHHFDEPDGELMERRRGPEEEAGQDIFADPFLDGPSLPRLGLLMLRDAPAEPPTPESQQAEMLTEAVLTTAREAGARVMEVRAGTGAPVVRLADHIAMVDFAATYLSIGLGLDPSVSPHVADLRDRTS; encoded by the coding sequence ATGGCTCCCTACATCGACGAGGCGCTGCTGGACGACCCCGACGAGCTGGGGCGCAAGGACTCCCGCGGCACGCTGCGCGCGCTGGCCTCGGCCGGTGCCCAGGTGCGCGAGGCGCTCGAACTGGCCCGGGAGGCCGGCATCGACCGCCTCACCGAGGAAGACCGGCCCCGCTCGGTCCTTGTCGCCGCGGTCGGGGGCAGCTCCCTGGTCTCCGACGTGCTCGAGCTGCTCGCCGAACCGGGGTCGCCGGTGCCGGTCCAGGCGCGGCGCAACCTGCCGCTACCCGGCTGGGTGGGTCCGCTCGACCTCGTCGTGGCGGTCTCCCTCTCCGGCCGGGCGCACGGGCCGCTGGCGGTCGCGGCCGAGGCGGCCCGCCGTGGGGCCTCGCTGCTGACCGTGGGAGCGGACGACTCGCCGCTGGCCGAGGTGTCCCGACGGGCCCGGGGGATCCACGTCGACGTCGGTCGGCAGCGGATCAGCTCGCGCACCTCCCTGTGGACGCTGCTCACCCCCGTCCTCGTCGGGGCCGACCGGCTCGGGCTCCTCGACGCCCCCGAGGCCGTCCTCACGGCGGTCGCCGACCGGCTCGACGAGCGGGCCACGGAACTGCGGCCGTCGTCGGAGTCGTTCGTCAACCCGGCCAAGCTGCTCGCCATGCAGCTGGCCGAGACCGTCCCCGTCGTCCTCGGTGACGGCCCGCTCGGCGGGGTCGCGGCGCAGCGCGCCTCCTCGATGCTCGCCCGCACCGCCCGGATCCCGGCCCTGTGCGGGGAGCTGCCGGACGCGGCCAGCAGCATCGTCGCGTGCTTCGACGGCCCCTACACGGCGGTCGGCGGCAGACGCCCCGGCACCTACGACGAGCGGCGCATCCGGCTGGGCGACATCGACACCAGCCAGTGGGAGCCGCACCACTTCGACGAGCCCGACGGGGAGCTCATGGAGCGGCGGCGCGGCCCCGAGGAGGAGGCCGGGCAGGACATCTTCGCCGACCCGTTCCTCGACGGGCCCTCGCTGCCCAGGCTGGGCCTGCTCATGCTGCGTGACGCCCCCGCCGAACCGCCCACCCCGGAGTCGCAACAGGCGGAGATGCTCACCGAGGCGGTGCTGACGACGGCCCGGGAGGCCGGGGCGCGCGTCATGGAGGTGCGAGCCGGCACCGGTGCCCCGGTCGTGCGGCTGGCCGACCACATCGCGATGGTCGACTTCGCTGCGACCTACCTGTCGATCGGTCTCGGCCTCGACCCCTCGGTCAGCCCGCACGTCGCGGACCTGCGGGACCGGACCAGCTGA
- a CDS encoding permease, producing the protein MSAPAAQLHTPELGGRVRLRDLAPLLLRGGPADRRSQLLPVVAFAVVTALTLTVASGAEFFLRLDEVGVDSSYQGLYAALACVALVVLAVPLLALCGSAVRLSTRRRDTRLSSMRLLGAPRRLLVRLSVLEAGGLALAGALVGVVGHLVLAPVVGTVSFVGGPIGTAAVVPSLPVALLTVAALVGTAVVAAALGLQKVAITPLGVRTRELPAGAHWVRAVVTLVVVGAVSVAGRSLGAVGSLLVAVLVVVGMLGAGLAVLNVLGPWLLRLMARRSVRRGGAGPGAVTRLLAARTVLDDPRAVWRQVSGVAMVSYISVIVGAGLALANITAATDRSPADAMLTEDLRTGILLTIAIAFATLAASITVHAAAEVLDRRDLYVALDRLGTPRGQLERTRRQVVLRPLFTVCVVSAAAGAVTVLPLTGAALVLDPMTLLAVVGALGLGLLVVRLAVGATTPLLHQVLEAPEPVV; encoded by the coding sequence ATGAGCGCCCCGGCGGCCCAGCTGCATACCCCCGAGCTGGGTGGTCGGGTCCGGCTGCGCGACCTCGCGCCGCTCCTGCTGCGCGGCGGACCCGCGGACCGGCGCAGCCAGCTGCTCCCGGTCGTGGCCTTCGCGGTCGTGACCGCCCTGACGCTGACCGTCGCCAGCGGCGCTGAGTTCTTCCTCCGGCTGGACGAGGTCGGCGTGGACAGCTCCTACCAGGGCCTGTACGCGGCGCTCGCGTGCGTCGCGCTGGTCGTCCTCGCCGTGCCGCTCCTGGCCCTCTGCGGCTCGGCCGTGCGCCTGTCGACGCGTCGCCGGGACACCCGGCTCTCCTCGATGCGGCTGCTGGGCGCGCCCCGGCGCCTCCTCGTCCGCCTCAGCGTCCTGGAGGCCGGCGGGCTGGCGCTCGCGGGCGCGCTGGTCGGCGTGGTCGGCCACCTCGTCCTGGCGCCGGTGGTCGGGACGGTCAGCTTCGTCGGCGGCCCGATCGGCACCGCCGCGGTGGTCCCCTCCCTCCCCGTCGCGCTCCTCACCGTCGCGGCGCTCGTCGGCACGGCGGTCGTCGCGGCGGCGCTGGGCCTGCAGAAGGTCGCGATCACCCCGCTGGGCGTGCGCACCCGCGAACTGCCGGCCGGTGCCCACTGGGTCCGGGCTGTCGTGACGCTGGTGGTGGTCGGCGCCGTCTCGGTGGCCGGGCGTTCCCTCGGTGCGGTGGGCTCCCTGCTGGTGGCCGTCCTGGTGGTCGTGGGGATGCTCGGCGCGGGGCTGGCCGTGCTCAACGTCCTCGGCCCCTGGCTGCTGCGGCTGATGGCCCGCCGCTCGGTCCGCCGGGGCGGCGCGGGCCCCGGCGCGGTGACGCGGCTGCTGGCCGCCCGCACCGTCCTCGACGACCCACGTGCCGTGTGGCGGCAGGTGAGCGGCGTGGCGATGGTCTCCTACATCAGCGTGATCGTCGGGGCGGGGCTGGCGCTGGCCAACATCACCGCGGCCACCGATCGGAGCCCTGCGGACGCCATGCTGACCGAGGACCTGCGGACCGGGATCCTGCTGACGATCGCGATCGCCTTCGCCACGCTGGCCGCCTCGATCACGGTGCACGCCGCCGCCGAGGTCCTCGACCGGCGGGACCTCTACGTGGCGCTCGACCGGCTCGGCACGCCCCGGGGGCAGCTGGAGCGCACCCGGCGCCAGGTCGTCCTACGCCCGCTGTTCACCGTGTGCGTGGTGTCCGCGGCCGCCGGTGCGGTCACGGTCCTGCCCCTGACGGGAGCCGCGCTGGTCCTGGACCCGATGACGCTGCTGGCCGTCGTCGGCGCGCTGGGGCTGGGGCTGCTGGTCGTCCGGCTGGCGGTCGGGGCGACCACGCCGCTGCTGCACCAGGTGCTGGAGGCGCCCGAGCCGGTCGTGTGA
- a CDS encoding Trm112 family protein, with amino-acid sequence MARPQYESWVREILRCPVGGHPLLDVVDDHGAPALQCAEDCDGTGRRRRYPVTDGIPVLLADDAVVVTV; translated from the coding sequence ATGGCACGTCCGCAGTACGAGTCCTGGGTCCGGGAGATCCTTCGCTGCCCCGTCGGCGGGCACCCGCTGCTCGACGTGGTGGACGACCATGGCGCGCCGGCCCTGCAGTGCGCCGAGGACTGCGACGGGACGGGTCGACGCCGCCGCTACCCGGTGACCGACGGCATCCCCGTCCTGCTCGCCGACGACGCCGTCGTCGTCACCGTCTGA
- a CDS encoding phosphomannomutase/phosphoglucomutase, producing the protein MTSVDLSGLVKAYDVRGTVPDQLDGRVVRALGSAFAQVVVLPEGEHGVVVGHDMRDSSPGLAREFAAGVAGHGVDVTMIGLCSTDGLYHASGSLDLAGAMFTASHNPARYNGIKLCRRAARPVGQETGLAEIRDLAQWLLDRGSLHDLTTAGRPGTLSETDTLAGYAAYLRSLVDLGGSRRLKVVVDAGNGMAGLTVPAVLGEGDLPVEVVPLFFELDGTFPNHEANPLVPENLLDLQAAVVEHGADLGLAFDGDADRCFVVDERGLAVSPSTITALVADREIAREVAAGSDPADVAVVHNLIVSAAVPETVSRAGARAVRTRVGHSFVKSVMAEHGAVFGGEHSAHYYFRDFWYADTGMLAALHVLAALGEQDLPLSELVAAYDRYVGSGEINSTVEDVTAATARARAWAEGQDAVADTLDGLTMTREQAPAWWFSLRPSNTEPLLRLNVESADRATMEQVRDTVLGLVRQES; encoded by the coding sequence GTGACCTCCGTCGACCTCTCCGGCCTCGTCAAGGCCTACGACGTGCGCGGGACCGTTCCCGACCAGCTCGACGGCCGGGTGGTGCGGGCCCTCGGCTCGGCCTTCGCCCAGGTCGTCGTGCTCCCCGAGGGCGAGCATGGGGTCGTCGTCGGGCACGACATGCGTGACTCCTCGCCCGGGCTGGCCCGCGAGTTCGCCGCGGGCGTCGCCGGGCACGGGGTCGACGTGACGATGATCGGCCTGTGCTCCACCGACGGGCTCTACCACGCGAGCGGCTCGCTGGACCTGGCCGGCGCGATGTTCACCGCGAGCCACAACCCGGCCCGGTACAACGGGATCAAGCTCTGTCGCCGTGCCGCCCGGCCGGTCGGGCAGGAGACGGGTCTGGCCGAGATCCGGGACCTGGCGCAGTGGCTCCTCGACCGCGGGTCCCTGCACGACCTGACCACGGCCGGGAGGCCGGGAACGCTCAGCGAGACCGACACGCTCGCCGGCTACGCGGCATACCTCCGGTCCCTGGTCGACCTGGGCGGCAGCCGACGGCTGAAGGTGGTCGTCGACGCGGGCAACGGGATGGCGGGGCTGACCGTCCCGGCGGTGCTGGGGGAGGGGGACCTGCCCGTGGAGGTGGTGCCGCTCTTCTTCGAGCTCGACGGGACGTTCCCGAACCACGAGGCCAACCCCCTGGTCCCCGAGAACCTGCTCGACCTGCAGGCGGCCGTCGTGGAGCACGGCGCCGACCTCGGCCTGGCCTTCGACGGGGACGCCGACCGCTGCTTCGTCGTCGACGAGCGCGGGCTTGCGGTGAGCCCCAGCACGATCACCGCTCTCGTCGCCGACAGGGAGATCGCGCGCGAGGTCGCCGCGGGGAGCGACCCGGCCGACGTGGCCGTCGTGCACAACCTCATCGTGTCCGCCGCCGTGCCCGAGACGGTCTCCAGGGCGGGGGCGCGCGCGGTGCGCACCCGGGTGGGGCACAGCTTCGTCAAGTCGGTCATGGCCGAGCACGGGGCGGTCTTCGGGGGGGAGCACTCGGCCCACTACTACTTCCGCGACTTCTGGTACGCCGACACCGGGATGCTCGCGGCCCTGCACGTGCTCGCGGCGCTGGGCGAGCAGGACCTTCCGCTCTCCGAGCTCGTCGCCGCCTACGACCGCTACGTCGGCTCGGGGGAGATCAACTCCACCGTCGAGGACGTGACCGCGGCGACCGCGCGGGCACGTGCCTGGGCGGAGGGCCAGGATGCCGTCGCCGACACCCTCGACGGGCTGACGATGACCCGTGAGCAGGCGCCGGCGTGGTGGTTCTCGCTGCGTCCCAGCAACACCGAGCCGCTGCTGCGGCTCAACGTCGAGAGCGCCGACCGCGCGACCATGGAACAGGTCCGGGACACCGTGCTCGGGCTGGTACGACAGGAGAGCTGA